One genomic region from Populus nigra chromosome 8, ddPopNigr1.1, whole genome shotgun sequence encodes:
- the LOC133700423 gene encoding uncharacterized protein LOC133700423 has protein sequence MSASKLTKKRRISDASDRFIQLPDELIITILKKTGDPKTLLRCCLVCKHLQSLVSKVDAVSLRFSYPGEAGDYLPCWKSHYHIPLSAIPAIMKVFAYMKSLKIKLCLCPSLLTCYGVHRGHAFKYKLKAEDMNDKMHTHLCMAIEVGPLSSDSRGMFSHKRDWFDIEKDKNPLMMSFFLVILSHRPKTLSSVVILSTGIERHGLKRKVRHRTEVGKVFMESEQMARFFSLISNTKVNKSWLENPQNLVCWIKKDEQNNHRVREMLWLVHKWEGERCNVKKSSIKERDVQELLGAFDEDANNDEKQ, from the coding sequence ATGTCGGCATCCAAATTGACAAAGAAACGCCGTATTTCGGATGCCTCGGACAGATTCATCCAGTTACCGGATGAATTGATCATAACCATCTTGAAGAAAACTGGAGACCCCAAAACCCTTCTTCGTTGCTGTTTAGTGTGCAAGCACTTGCAATCCCTTGTCTCCAAAGTGGATGCAGTCTCTCTTAGATTCTCATATCCAGGAGAGGCAGGCGACTATCTCCCTTGCTGGAAATCACATTACCACATTCCGCTATCAGCTATCCCTGCCATTATGAAAGTGTTTGCTTATATGAAATCTCTTAAAATCAAGCTCTGCCTTTGCCCTTCACTACTCACTTGTTATGGAGTGCATCGTGGACATGCATTCAAGTACAAGCTGAAGGCAGAGGATATGAACGATAAAATGCACACTCATCTGTGTATGGCTATTGAAGTTGGACCATTGTCAAGTGATAGTAGGGGGATGTTTTCCCATAAACGGGACTGGTTCGATATTGAAAAGGACAAGAATCCTCTGATGATGtccttttttcttgtaatattAAGTCATCGGCCTAAAACGCTGAGTAGTGTGGTGATTTTGAGTACGGGAATAGAGAGGCATGGTTTGAAACGTAAGGTGCGGCATAGAACAGAAGTAGGGAAGGTGTTTATGGAATCTGAACAGATGGccaggtttttttctttgatttcaaaTACAAAAGTGAACAAGAGCTGGCTTGAGAATCCGCAGAATCTGGTTTGTTGGATTAAAAAGGATGAGCAAAATAATCATCGGGTAAGAGAGATGTTGTGGCTTGTTCATAAATGGGAAGGAGAGAGATGCAATGTGAAGAAATCAAGTATAAAGGAGAGAGATGTGCAGGAGCTGCTGGGTGCTTTTGATGAGGACGCCAACAATGATgagaaacaatga
- the LOC133700596 gene encoding pentatricopeptide repeat-containing protein At4g20740 isoform X1, giving the protein MPPQPPPPPPPKPLKPYFFYGHRKPSQNRPVVRGGLFTNRQTVKPQPSKNPITPFKPFDLHKWDPQQNLPHQPQPSKPQSPRSRHSLALSQRLSPIARFILDAFRKNRNQWGPEVVTELCKLRRVTPDLVAEVLKVENDPQLATKFFHWAGKQKGFKHTFASYNAFAYNLNRSNFFRAADQLPELMEAQGKPPTEKQFEILIRMHSDANRGLRVYYVYQKMVKFGVKPRVFLYNRIMDSLIKTGHLDLALSVYEDFRRDGLVEESVTYMILIKGLCKAGRIEEMMKVLGRMRENLCKPDVFAYTAMVRALAGEGNLDACLRVWEEMKRDGVEPDVMAYVTLVTALCKGGSVDKGYEVFKEMKGRRILIDRGIYGILVEAFVADGKIGLACDLLKDLVDSGYRADLRIYNSLIEGFCNVKRVDKAHKLFQVTVQEGLEQDFKTVNPLLMSYAEMKKMDDFCKLLKQMEKLGFSVSDDLSKFFSYVVGKPERTMMALEVFEDLKVKGYSSVPIYNILMEALLTIGEMKRALSLFGEMKDLNKPDSTTYSIAIICFVEDGNIQEACVSHNKIVEMFCVPSVAAYCSLAKGLCDNGEIDAAMMLVRDCLASVESGPMEFKYSLTILHACKTGGAEKVIDVLNEMMQEGCTPNEVIYSAIISGMCKHGTIEEARKVFTDLRQRKILTEAKTIVFDEILIEHMKKKTADLVLAGLKFFGLESKLKAMGSTLLGS; this is encoded by the coding sequence atgCCACCCCAACCGCCACCTCCGCCACCGCCAAAACCCCTTAAACCCTACTTCTTCTACGGCCACCGTAAACCCTCACAAAACCGCCCTGTAGTCCGCGGTGGCCTCTTCACAAACCGTCAAACCGTCAAACCACAACCTTCAAAAAACCCCATCACCCCTTTCAAGCCATTCGATCTCCACAAATGGGACCCACAGCAAAACCTTCCCCACCAGCCACAACCTTCCAAACCTCAATCTCCACGATCACGACACTCCCTCGCCCTCTCCCAACGCCTCTCCCCCATTGCCAGATTCATCCTCGACGCATTCCGCAAGAACCGGAACCAGTGGGGCCCAGAAGTGGTGACAGAGCTCTGCAAACTCCGGAGGGTGACACCGGACCTGGTTGCCGAAGTGCTGAAGGTCGAAAACGACCCCCAGTTAGCGACAAAGTTCTTTCACTGGGCAGGTAAACAGAAAGGGTTTAAGCATACTTTTGCTAGTTATAATGCTTTTGCTTATAATTTGAACAGGAGCAATTTTTTTAGAGCTGCTGATCAGTTGCCTGAATTAATGGAAGCACAAGGGAAGCCACCGACGGAAAAACAGTTTGAAATTTTGATTAGAATGCATTCGGATGCGAATAGGGGACTTAGAGTTTACTATGTGTATCAAAAGATGGTGAAGTTTGGGGTTAAACCGCGTGTTTTTTTGTATAATAGGATAATGGATTCATTGATTAAGACGGGGCATTTGGATTTGGCATTATCGGTTTATGAGGATTTTAGGAGGGATGGACTGGTGGAAGAGAGTGTTacttatatgattttgataaaaGGGTTGTGTAAGGCAGGGAGGATAGAGGAAATGATGAAGGTTTTAGGGAGAATGAGGGAGAATTTGTGCAAACCGGATGTTTTTGCATATACAGCAATGGTTAGAGCGTTGGCAGGAGAAGGGAATTTGGATGCTTGTTTGAGGGTTTGGGAGGAGATGAAGAGGGATGGGGTGGAGCCGGATGTGATGGCATATGTGACTTTGGTTACGGCGTTGTGTAAAGGAGGGAGCGTGGATAAAGGGTATGAGGTGTTTAAGGAGATGAAGGGGAGGAGGATATTGATCGATAGAGGAATTTATGGGATTTTGGTTGAGGCATTCGTGGCGGATGGAAAGATTGGGTTGGCTTGTGATTTATTGAAGGATTTAGTGGATTCAGGCTATAGGGCTGATCTGCGAATTTATAATTCACTTATTGAAGGTTTTTGTAATGTTAAGAGGGTTGATAAGGCTCATAAGCTTTTTCAGGTTACAGTTCAGGAGGGTCTCGAACAGGATTTTAAGACTGTGAATCCTTTGCTGATGTCGTATGCGGAGATGAAAAAGATGGATGATTTTTGCAAGCTTCTTAAGCAAATGGAGAAGTTGGGATTTTCTGTCTCTGATGATCTCTCCAAATTCTTCTCGTACGTGGTTGGGAAGCCAGAAAGAACTATGATGGCCTTGGAAGTGTTTGAAGACTTGAAAGTAAAAGGTTATAGTAGTGTGCCTATCTACAATATACTAATGGAGGCTCTCCTTACGATTGGAGAGATGAAAAGGGCATTATCACTTTTTGGTGAAATGAAGGACTTAAATAAACCCGACTCAACAACTTATAGCATTGCAATTATATGTTTTGTAGAAGATGGAAACATCCAAGAGGCTTGTGTTAGTCATAACAAAATAGTTGAGATGTTCTGCGTCCCTTCTGTTGCTGCCTATTGCTCTCTTGCTAAAGGGCTTTGTGATAATGGAGAGATTGATGCAGCTATGATGCTTGTTCGTGACTGCTTAGCCAGTGTTGAAAGTGGGCCCATGGAGTTCAAGTACAGTCTCACGATTCTTCATGCATGTAAAACAGGTGGTGCTGAAAAGGTGATTGATGTGCTAAATGAGATGATGCAGGAGGGTTGTACTCCCAATGAAGTTATATATTCTGCTATCATCTCTGGTATGTGCAAGCATGGGACAATTGAAGAGGCAAGAAAGGTGTTTACAGATTTGAGACAGCGTAAAATTTTGACTGAAGCAAAGACAATTGTGTTTgatgaaatattaattgaacacatgaagaagaagacagcTGACTTGGTATTGGCAGGGCTAAAGTTCTTTGGTCTAGAGTCAAAGTTGAAAGCAATGGGTAGCACGCTTCTGGGAAGCTGA
- the LOC133700596 gene encoding pentatricopeptide repeat-containing protein At4g20740 isoform X2, whose translation MGPTAKPSPPATTFQTSISTITTLPRPLPTPLPHCQIHPRRIPQEPEPVGPRSGDRALQTPEGDTGPGCRSAEGRKRPPVSDKVLSLGRAADQLPELMEAQGKPPTEKQFEILIRMHSDANRGLRVYYVYQKMVKFGVKPRVFLYNRIMDSLIKTGHLDLALSVYEDFRRDGLVEESVTYMILIKGLCKAGRIEEMMKVLGRMRENLCKPDVFAYTAMVRALAGEGNLDACLRVWEEMKRDGVEPDVMAYVTLVTALCKGGSVDKGYEVFKEMKGRRILIDRGIYGILVEAFVADGKIGLACDLLKDLVDSGYRADLRIYNSLIEGFCNVKRVDKAHKLFQVTVQEGLEQDFKTVNPLLMSYAEMKKMDDFCKLLKQMEKLGFSVSDDLSKFFSYVVGKPERTMMALEVFEDLKVKGYSSVPIYNILMEALLTIGEMKRALSLFGEMKDLNKPDSTTYSIAIICFVEDGNIQEACVSHNKIVEMFCVPSVAAYCSLAKGLCDNGEIDAAMMLVRDCLASVESGPMEFKYSLTILHACKTGGAEKVIDVLNEMMQEGCTPNEVIYSAIISGMCKHGTIEEARKVFTDLRQRKILTEAKTIVFDEILIEHMKKKTADLVLAGLKFFGLESKLKAMGSTLLGS comes from the exons ATGGGACCCACAGCAAAACCTTCCCCACCAGCCACAACCTTCCAAACCTCAATCTCCACGATCACGACACTCCCTCGCCCTCTCCCAACGCCTCTCCCCCATTGCCAGATTCATCCTCGACGCATTCCGCAAGAACCGGAACCAGTGGGGCCCAGAAGTGGTGACAGAGCTCTGCAAACTCCGGAGGGTGACACCGGACCTGGTTGCCGAAGTGCTGAAGGTCGAAAACGACCCCCAGTTAGCGACAAAGTTCTTTCACTGGGCAG AGCTGCTGATCAGTTGCCTGAATTAATGGAAGCACAAGGGAAGCCACCGACGGAAAAACAGTTTGAAATTTTGATTAGAATGCATTCGGATGCGAATAGGGGACTTAGAGTTTACTATGTGTATCAAAAGATGGTGAAGTTTGGGGTTAAACCGCGTGTTTTTTTGTATAATAGGATAATGGATTCATTGATTAAGACGGGGCATTTGGATTTGGCATTATCGGTTTATGAGGATTTTAGGAGGGATGGACTGGTGGAAGAGAGTGTTacttatatgattttgataaaaGGGTTGTGTAAGGCAGGGAGGATAGAGGAAATGATGAAGGTTTTAGGGAGAATGAGGGAGAATTTGTGCAAACCGGATGTTTTTGCATATACAGCAATGGTTAGAGCGTTGGCAGGAGAAGGGAATTTGGATGCTTGTTTGAGGGTTTGGGAGGAGATGAAGAGGGATGGGGTGGAGCCGGATGTGATGGCATATGTGACTTTGGTTACGGCGTTGTGTAAAGGAGGGAGCGTGGATAAAGGGTATGAGGTGTTTAAGGAGATGAAGGGGAGGAGGATATTGATCGATAGAGGAATTTATGGGATTTTGGTTGAGGCATTCGTGGCGGATGGAAAGATTGGGTTGGCTTGTGATTTATTGAAGGATTTAGTGGATTCAGGCTATAGGGCTGATCTGCGAATTTATAATTCACTTATTGAAGGTTTTTGTAATGTTAAGAGGGTTGATAAGGCTCATAAGCTTTTTCAGGTTACAGTTCAGGAGGGTCTCGAACAGGATTTTAAGACTGTGAATCCTTTGCTGATGTCGTATGCGGAGATGAAAAAGATGGATGATTTTTGCAAGCTTCTTAAGCAAATGGAGAAGTTGGGATTTTCTGTCTCTGATGATCTCTCCAAATTCTTCTCGTACGTGGTTGGGAAGCCAGAAAGAACTATGATGGCCTTGGAAGTGTTTGAAGACTTGAAAGTAAAAGGTTATAGTAGTGTGCCTATCTACAATATACTAATGGAGGCTCTCCTTACGATTGGAGAGATGAAAAGGGCATTATCACTTTTTGGTGAAATGAAGGACTTAAATAAACCCGACTCAACAACTTATAGCATTGCAATTATATGTTTTGTAGAAGATGGAAACATCCAAGAGGCTTGTGTTAGTCATAACAAAATAGTTGAGATGTTCTGCGTCCCTTCTGTTGCTGCCTATTGCTCTCTTGCTAAAGGGCTTTGTGATAATGGAGAGATTGATGCAGCTATGATGCTTGTTCGTGACTGCTTAGCCAGTGTTGAAAGTGGGCCCATGGAGTTCAAGTACAGTCTCACGATTCTTCATGCATGTAAAACAGGTGGTGCTGAAAAGGTGATTGATGTGCTAAATGAGATGATGCAGGAGGGTTGTACTCCCAATGAAGTTATATATTCTGCTATCATCTCTGGTATGTGCAAGCATGGGACAATTGAAGAGGCAAGAAAGGTGTTTACAGATTTGAGACAGCGTAAAATTTTGACTGAAGCAAAGACAATTGTGTTTgatgaaatattaattgaacacatgaagaagaagacagcTGACTTGGTATTGGCAGGGCTAAAGTTCTTTGGTCTAGAGTCAAAGTTGAAAGCAATGGGTAGCACGCTTCTGGGAAGCTGA